AACCTCGGGAATTAATGCATAACAAATTGCTTTTGCAAATATACATCCCTCCTTTTTAAAACGTGAATTATTATGACTAAAAAAAGTATTTTTGAAGCTGAAAAAGTAAATACTCATATTGTAAACTGGTTAAAAAACTATGCCGAAAATGCAAAAGTTAACGGTTTTGTCATAGGTATTTCCGGTGGTGTAGACTCTGCAGTAACCTCTACTTTGTGTGCACAAACAGGCTTACAAGTTTTATGTGTTGAAATGCCTATTCATCAGGCTCAAAGCCACGTGCAAAGAGCCCAAGAGCATATTGAGCAATTAAAATCTAGATTTTCAAACGTACAAAGCGTGCAAACTGATTTGACTGCTGTATTTGAAACTTTTAAACAAAATGTTCCTCACAGTATTGATGAGGCAAAGTTCAACCTTTCACTAGCAAACACACGTGCCCGCATACGAATGACTACATTGTATTACCTTGCAGGCATACATGGATTACTAGTTGCTGGAACTGGAAATAAAGTTGAAGATTTTGGTGTTGGATTTTATACAAAATACGGCGATGGTGGTGTTGACTTAAGTCCAATTGCTGATTTAATGAAATCAGAAGTGTATCAATTGGGGCAGTATTTAAAAATTCCAACATCTATTCAAAAAGCATCCCCTACAGATGGCCTTTTTGGCGATGACAGAACCGATGAAGACCAACTCGGGGCCAGTTATGATGAGTTAGAATGGGCTATGTTAGCAGCTGAATCTGAAAAAAAAGCATCAGATTTTGAAGGACGACAAAAAATTGTATTCGAAATTTACAAGCGTTTAAACACCGCAAACCGCCATAAAATGGAGCCTATTCCGGTATGTAAAATAAATTTTTGATAAAAAATTAAATTTTTATGTTGATTTACAATTAATTACAGAATTTATTTATTAATTTTACAACTCCAATAACAAACAA
This portion of the Flavobacterium sp. CECT 9288 genome encodes:
- the nadE gene encoding NAD(+) synthase encodes the protein MTKKSIFEAEKVNTHIVNWLKNYAENAKVNGFVIGISGGVDSAVTSTLCAQTGLQVLCVEMPIHQAQSHVQRAQEHIEQLKSRFSNVQSVQTDLTAVFETFKQNVPHSIDEAKFNLSLANTRARIRMTTLYYLAGIHGLLVAGTGNKVEDFGVGFYTKYGDGGVDLSPIADLMKSEVYQLGQYLKIPTSIQKASPTDGLFGDDRTDEDQLGASYDELEWAMLAAESEKKASDFEGRQKIVFEIYKRLNTANRHKMEPIPVCKINF